GCAGCAGTTTCCCGACCGGTTGGGAGTCGTGGACGGCGGCGTTTGTGACGGTGAAGGTCTCGATAAACTTGCTGGCCGCATCGACTTTGACGTGGTTCTTGTATCCAAAATAGGATACATGGTTCTTCTGCGTCCAACGCGCATCGAGATCCTTCTGGCAGGCCCGGCGCGGCCTCTTGGCGATGCGTTCGGGCACCTCGCCGCGCTTGATCTGTTCGTTCTCATGGCGGCGGTTGCGCTGCTTGGGAGCCTCGATAAAACTGGCGTCGATGATCTTGCCGCAACTGGCGATCAAGCCCTGAGTGCGCAGTTGCTCGTTGAACAACTCGAACACAGCAACCATCCCCTCGGCTCCAAGGCGTTCCTTAAAGGACCAGATCGTCGCGTGATCGGGAGAACCATCGCCGGGGCGTAGCCCCACAAAGCGCAGAAAGCTGAAGCGATCAAGAATCTGAAACTCTGTCTCTTGGTCCGATAGGTCAAAGAAGCGCTGCAATACCAGCACCTTGAGCATCAAAACCGGACACCACGGAATGCGCCCACCCTTGCTTTGGTCGCCGTAGGAAAGGCGCTCCTCAAGCAACGCACGAAACGTCTCCCAATCGATCACATCAAGCCGATCCAGGCTGCTCTTACGCTGCGAAGCGCTGTCCGCGTGTTT
This portion of the Ruficoccus amylovorans genome encodes:
- a CDS encoding IS5 family transposase, producing MRVKTGSSQSNLFDILKHADSASQRKSSLDRLDVIDWETFRALLEERLSYGDQSKGGRIPWCPVLMLKVLVLQRFFDLSDQETEFQILDRFSFLRFVGLRPGDGSPDHATIWSFKERLGAEGMVAVFELFNEQLRTQGLIASCGKIIDASFIEAPKQRNRRHENEQIKRGEVPERIAKRPRRACQKDLDARWTQKNHVSYFGYKNHVKVDAASKFIETFTVTNAAVHDSQPVGKLLRESDREAVLWADSAYVGPFIAALLKGFAMLANICEKGTAARPLSREQKRANRQKSRIRSRVEHAFGRIAQFGGDRFRRIGQRRCRFETALTNLTYNLDRYAMFHARG